The Watersipora subatra chromosome 7, tzWatSuba1.1, whole genome shotgun sequence genomic interval TGCAAAAACAActgaattatatgtaaaaaaaataaactagTAACATATTAaccaatagaaaattttttattgtcacTCCTTTAAATTGAAGACGTGAATGGAGATGTAGCCTTAGTGATCTCGGAGACTGACTGTGAAGATAGAGGTAGTAATAAAGATATTGAGCTAGTCTAACATAGACCATGTCAACTTTAAATTAACATATCATCgttctatttttgtttttatatttgagaTTTGGAACATTTTGTTTCTAACTATCCCAGGGTTGGCTTGGTTTAAACCAGCccgaaaaaaccggttttttcattaatttttgtgaaaaatataatattttaagctcctagtggttcatgtgcggtagaaatgcaattaaatgtaattatcagctgtggaagtttgtttaggacacagtagtaaattgatggcagagctcaatttgaaactacatgaaatcctagcacaacaatgaattagtgaatttcatttttaattggttttatcaagtgatatgatgatctctttactgatgaaatataaagaccatgtgaaatatactaatccaatcatcgtctctaataatgaatgaatactttctcaagtctagTCAGTGAGAAAGGAATACTTAtcattagaaattaaaacaataaaatccttttgggcaaaagctttaagtttgcaaactaatatatcatttattgggcacaagccaaagtcgttggattgttagaattcagttcatcaagttttttgtgttttgaaaggcaaaggttttaaggcaaaacgtaataggtgtgctgtcgtaacgcgaggtcacgcagatagggttaaagctcacgtagcaaaatgtcaagctgaaaacaccaatttagacagtgatgctagtattcaggtgacagaagttgagtcatctgccactgctccaaacactagcaatgcatctgcattattgctctgctctacactaccacatgactaatcactgggattaaagttcctacttatacatagagctgtatgtaaaatattcattttatgtgataagatttctgctctgtatttcaacgatcatgtttgatttaagactcattctgaaatttccttatgttttctctcttttttcccataacaactcccacagtaccatctttaacagatgattccacatatgtatcttcaatactcaatcatgcagctatagtaagtgatgttaattagacttaaaattgcaaaaaccttggtaaaattataaaaaccgtggttttttccaaccctgaaCTATCCTGGCCAGCCTCACAATTCCCCTATTTCAAGCATTTTGATTTGCACTCTTTTCACCAGCCAGTTTTGTAgctttactagctgtgctacccggcgttgcccaggtaataaaaaagcctttggtcagaaaattgatatgtatttaacatttaacaacatttgccattctaagtttcaaactgcatatcatgaaaaaagttttgatggatagcttctgatggaacagtaacattttttatacacacatttctatgcaagaattgttattattaattcaacatattcaggacttttatttcattttctcagtttgtattaattgtatcattaccgaattatctttcattgtaatcgtagtgaaaccgacttaatttagctattacttgctaattatttcacatttatatctaaacccttttatagttgtttgattttttttaactaATTTGACCTGctaaaacattttcctcatgatatgaagtttgaaagttacagttgtttgacaaagtttgaaaaccttcacagttgtttttattttttctctcaatttatttcaactacacaaaacactacaAAAACAACTACACAATCGATACTGgcgcaaatgtaaaaatgagatatcgtactgtctttgtcggACTGAACGGAGAGAAAATGTCGAAGCGCTTCCCACAAATTTTCACGTCGTGTAAGAAGAACTGGCCTTGACCCCATATATAGTAATGGAACCTTACGAAAAAAATTTCTTAGCAGGGCCATTGTAACATGTGGGcgcattgctaaaataattagcgtgtggtTACGATATATCGAATATAATAACGCTTTGGATCGAAATTTcctaacaggggcatcgtaacgtgtAGGcgtaatgctaaaataatagctatagctggacaatcaaaatGTCGAATACGCATACAaccaattttgagaaatatataatacaagGTCTTGCTTCAATTCTAAGAAATAACATTAACTTTTTCACCAATAATACCAGGCTGTATAGTTTTCTTGGTATCCGGGATTTAGAAATTGTAAATGTTGAAAATTAGACCCTTTGTTGAGGCAAATATTAGCTCAAATTTTACGACCTATAGGTATATCGAACAATTAGTATGTTGAGGTCATCGTGAGTCGAAGTTTGTTCTGCGCATTACTGAATGAAAATTGGTTGCATTTTATGGCTGACCTGCCTTGGGGTTATAGTATTTATATCGGACCCATCTTTAATGTTTCTTtatatttcatctactttaaaCATTTGCTTAATTTATGCTGGATGTACCTGGCCGACTGTAGAGCTTATCTACCAGAGGTTGACGCATATATAATTCTAAACAACTTAAGAGGcagatgtacatatatatatatatatctatatatatatatatctcgtCCCCCTTAGAAACTAGTCCAATTATATTGGAGCCTTAAAGGTTGTATGTAATTATAACTGATCTGCCTGATAGGTCAACCGCACATATATTGGAGCAATCTTTATGTACTTGGATTGGATACAATTCAGAggtttatgtatttatatatgaacgCCCTTAGACCTTGAGGCTAGAATGATACCCATACAGGACATACTCACTTCTGATTTCTCCAATTTGGTCTGTTCTTCTATTCTAGTCATGATCTCAGAGGTGTTTGTCTCAAGCACCATGCCACCCATGACTATCTCATTAAGAATGTGGTGAACCTAACAACATTATTAGGCGTATTCAGAGAACAAAATCCCTGGTCAGTGTAATGATTGCAATGTTGGTACAAGGAATAGGATAGATGACCACATAAGGAAGCATGTTGCATTTTAGTAACATTTCAATATGCTGCAGGGCTGCATTCAAGGGAATCGTGTTATTTAGCCATAGTCTAAATAAACCTGAACATCTCAATGCTCTATGTAGAGGTTAAGGTGGTCAAACATAACCAATTCTATTGCACTCAGTGATTGTCACAATACTTAAGTGAAATTGCAAACCAAGATGTGCTACAACGAAAGCTTTGGAACAATTTCAAGTAATTGTAAATTTTTTCTGTAGCATCTGCAAAAAAGATTGAATAACCTCAAATATGAAGTTGAGAATGTCAGACAGCGTAATGTCTTTGAATTTTTGAAGTAAGTTTATATCTACATGTTGTATATAACTTTCCTCTTTAAGTAAGTAAGTTTATATCtacatgttgtatataattTTCCTCTTTGTAGTATAAAAGGACCAAAGCCAGAATGTTTAAATGATAATATTAAGAGTAGTAATGagctagtaataacaataatgatgatGGTAATAATAAAATGGTACCTTATCAACATGGAAGATGATGTCCAACTCACAGacattttcaaaacatttgtCTAGAGTTTCCACAAATACCTGAAATAACAAAGCATATAAAgtagtatatacagtagcatATAAAGTAGCATATACATTAGCATATGAAGTAGCATATGAAATAACATATAAAGTAGCATATAAAGTAGCACATATACAGTAGCATATAAAGTAGCATATGGGTCTATCCATAAAAAAAtggattttttggcaaaatttcaaaacagtaatttcattaaaataatgcttCACATATGAAGTATACATACCAAAccctaaaatagaaaataattgtGGGGGTAGTGCTCCTCTATCGTGTTTGAATAGTTTGCTAAAGTTAGTGTATAtgcacaaaatactttataGTCATAATGGCAAGATAGAGATGCTTGTACATGGCATACATATTACTCtgaacacaaatatctaattgtAATGGAGTTCACAATGGCTTTGCTGCCCGTTAATGCATAAATTAATATTGTGTGCACTGATCTATTGGTGTGGGGCTCTTTTATCAGTTGGCCTGTTTtgagtaacaatggtgacaggaaacatcaataagtttctgctagacttgtattattagttcaaaattAGTACTAATTTGTTTTCAACGCTAACTTTATACGCTGTACCTTTAACCAATTTCAGTTTTGCTCAAAGTTGCACATATTTCCGAAATTTGCGTCACCGCTGTTACGctgtcaccattgttacaccCATCAACTCATATAATTATAGGATTAATTTGAGTGAATTTCACATTTAACAGTAATTTGTGGAGTTGTTGATGTTCTCATGTATGAGTTActcattatattataaatttaagCCATTGTGGGAACTTAACAAGCTTCTAGCAAGTTAGCAAACGGTTGCTACCTTACAAATGTATTACTAAGACTTGCGACTCCGATACTGAAAATGGTTCAACATTTAATCAAATCTACTCATGGGAGTAACTTGTAACAAGTGCTTGAAACAGAATATTGTTAGGTGGAAAGTCTGCAGGTCATTTCTGCTTTCAACATGGGTAAGACAACATCAGCAGAGCAGATGCGTAAATACCGTAACAAAATACGTCAATGTTCAAAACAATAGACTCAATATTTGACTGCCCAAGCTAGTCAGAATCAAAAgagtaaaacaaaaagaagaGCTCAACTTACAGAAGATCAATTGGAAGAAACTCAAGAAAAAGCAAGAATTagagtttagcaatacagagaTCGGGAAAAACTTTTGAACGTAAAATTACCAGGTATGTACATTcatttttttttcttcaaaaaacttaatgctttACTACATATGCGTACATTATGGATGTTTCAAGTTAATGTTTcatgtattttgtaaaaaaaaaatattaaagtttaaatacattttttgtaGCAACCACTTCCAGATTTGGCAGCCCACAATCTGAAAATAAAGCTGTAAAAAGATTGATCGAGCACTTCTAAACAGCTCAAGCAAAGGTCGCCAGACTGTCCATAAACTGGCAATGACAGTTGGACTATCATTGTCGGAAGATGGCATTAGAGAtgagaaaagataaaataaagcaaagaaATAGAAAAGTAAAAGTATTCCATTGAAAAGTTTCAACTTTTTACTTTTGATCATGATGACCATGCAATTAGTGATCCAGAAAAAGAGTGCACTTCCGAACCCATCAAACAACTAGCAAGCACATTGAAAGAAGGTGATTTTGTGCTAACATTGCTGCCTGGAAAAAAACTTCTAGGCATTATGTAGGAGTGGTAAAAAGTGTAGATGCCCTCGAAGCTGAAGTGCAGGTTTTTTTTAAAAGAGTGAAGccaaaaaacacttttgttgttaatacaaaaatatagcaTGGGTAGAATTTCATCACATAGCCAAGTCACTGTCTCGTCCTACTCTCTCTAAAAGAGGTCAGTAGGGGAGAGCGGGGTAGGTTGGACCCCTGGGGCAGGTTGGACTTTGTAAATTTTGAGCAATATGTGCATTTTCAGAGTTATCTTTCCACATTATATGTAGGTCAAGGTCAATTCATCACTTCCTGTCAATGACTGAACAAGACATGTGCAATTGTAAGTAAATAAGTTTCAAATCTATATTTTCTGCCTAAAAAGTAACTAtaagaaataaaaacttttagcaATTTATTCTAGATTGAATTGTTATTTTGCCCCCAAACTCTGTTTGAGGGATGTTTACCATGTATTCAGCAAAAttcagataaaattttacagctaaacaatattgaattaaaaaaaaatacaatCTTGCTAGCAAAGGTCAGAAGGGGCAGGTTGGCCTTTTGAGAAAGGGGCAAGTTGGCCTGTAGGCCAACCTGCCCCTTCAACAATGTTATAATGGAAAATGATAATAATCTTTGCCTGTTTGACTCCTACTTCAGTTTAGTGACAATTAGTACAATTAATATATGCATACTAATACCATTGTAGGCAACCATGGTTAGGAATTATAAACGCAAGACAGAGAGAGGGGCCAGCAAAGAGAACATTGATGCTGCGCTCAAGTTTTGGAGTGAAGGGGCTACTTTAGACCAAACAGTAGATACTTATAAAATTTCACCTACCACACTTAAAAGACATCGAAAGAATGCTGGTGAGGGCTATGTCCGTTGTAAAACAGTGAAGATGGTGTTTAGCAAAGCCATGGAACAAACATTAGCTACACATCTTAAAGACCTAGACTCGCGATTCCATGGCTTAACACCTGTTAAGTGTCGTGAGTTAGCATATGAATATGCTATCAACAACAGAACCGAAGTAAAAGTACCTGAGAGCTGGCACACAAATAAGTCAGCTGGCAAAGATTGGCTTGCTGCTTTTATGAAGAGACACAAGTTATCAATAAGAACACCAGAGGCCACTTCGTTAGCCAGACAGTCAGCATTTAATAGGCCAGCAGTTAACCTGTTCTTCGACAAGCTCAAAGAAGTAACTGCTAGGTAAGCAAAATGTAACAAATTATTATGAGCCTACAGCATATAATTAGTTTTTAGCCGCGGCAAGTTCATCAATACTAAATACTCACATTATAATACTGCAGGCCAGCTATAGATCTTGTAGACTTCTACTACAAATTATAAGTAGCCTAACATTTAGTGAATTAAATTATGATGTTTCTGGTTTTCAAATAAGAACTATTTGTTTCAGATTCCAAATATTACCACAGAATATCTACAACCTAGACGAGACTGGTGTGACCACGGTTCAGAACCCTGGAAAAGTGATAAGTGTGATGGGAAAAAAGCAAGTAGGAGCTACTGCATCTCAGGAGCGTGGTGAACTGGTTACAATGTGTTGTGCTGTAAACGCTATCGGTAATTCTCTACCACCGTTCTACATTTTCCCAAGGGTGAATATGAAACAACACTTTCTAAATGGGGCTCCTGCAAGTGCAAAGGGAGTGGCTTGTAAAACTGGGTATATGAACAGCGATATATTTACAAATGAATACTTACCATTCTTCATTAGTCATGCAAAGCCATGCAGCAGCGAACCAACTCTGCTAATTCTTGACAATCACAGTTCACACATATCTCTTCAGTCAATCGAATTATGCAAAGAGAAGCATATCATCTTATTAACTCTCCCTCCTCACACTTCCCACAGACTTCAGCCCCTAGATCGTAGTGTATATGGTCCTCTGAAGCGTTACCTTAACTCAACTATGGATGAATGGCAGCGAAGTAATCCTGGGCGTGCTATAACCATATATGAAATGGCACAGCTATCAGGTGTAGCTTTTACAAAGAGTGTCACAAATGCTAACATTATAGCTGGGTTTCGCGCAACAGGCATATATCCCTACAATGCAGACATATTCGATGACAGTGAGTTTCTCCCTGCTGATGTGACCGACCAACCAGATCCTGAAAGACATCAACCACAACCGGATGCAGAGCCACAACCGGATGCTAGACATCAACCAGATAATGAGCCACAGTCTGATCCAGAGCCACATGTAGAGCCACAGGCTTCTACATCTACTCATCCCTCACCTTCTTccagtaatatacatgtaggtgaacCAATACCATCAACATCTGCACAAACACCAATAGAGCAGAGGCGAGTATCAACCTCGCATATAACTCCAGAGCAGCTTATGCCATTGCCTAAAGCTGGCATTCGCCAAAAAAAGAACACCAAAAGAAGGAAAGTAGCATCTGCTATTCTAACTGATACACCGGAAAAAAACAGAATTGCAGAGCATGCTGCAGCAAAAGTATCCAAACAACCTGCAAAGAGGAGAAAAACGGCACCCATTCCTGAATCCTCAGATGACGATGATATCTTGCCAATAGCATTAACGGACTCGGAGTCTGGAGAAGATCCGTTCGATCCTGAACAGCAACAGGAAGATCTGGGGGAAATTACCAAAGGCTGCTATGTGCTAGTAAAATATCCTGCTGGCAGGAAGACAATATTTTATGCCGGGTCTGTATTAGATGTTAAAGAGGATGACAGATTTGAAGTTAACTTTCTACACAAGGTCAGCAGCAGTAGACAATGTGCCTTTCAGTATCCAGATAAGGAGGACCGTGACTGCATACCTAAAGATGATATTGTGTTAAATTTGGGCGACCCAGTATCTACAGGGGGAACTTTAAGAGCAATAAGACGCATCATGTTCAACGTAGATTTGAGCAAGTTCTATGACGATCTGAGATGACTTGATTATTAGATACCAATTTtgagtaaaattttatttctctGTATTGGATACAAAGATTGAGCAAGATTTTAtgtatttctgttttaaaaGCACTTCTTTGCTGGGACTTTTTCTGGTTCTGGTACCAACTTTATGGTATAGAACATTTTATTTCACTGTTTTAATAATTCTGTCTTCTACCATAATTCAACTTTATCTTATTCACCTTGGCTGTGTTAAATAAAACTTTCATATCACATCTTATTTTGCGCATAACCTGAGCTTAATAATGGATAGTCCAACCTGCCCCACTATGGGGTCCAACCTACCCCGCATGCGGGGCAGGTTGGACTTTTGAACTTGTTGTGCAAGAGCAAGAATAACTCTTTCAAAAAAATTCCCAGAAATTTAACAAAGGACCACAGTGGTGTCAACAAGTGAATGTAGTGTCACACAAAATTCCATGAAAATGTGATAAAAAACACAGCAGCAATAGCAAGAAACCTAAAAAGGGGTCCAACCTACCCCGCTCTCCCCTACTGTTTTACAGAAGATTTAGAGCAGGCAGAATGatctaaaacattttgttagtaCATTCTCCCAATTACATGATcaatattcattttttcatcTTACGTTATTTAAGCTTAACCATGTTTgtcatgtattattactattgtattattacattttatgctttgaaaccaataaaaaacatttcaagttaaggcttgtctatatatattgtaatcattAGCTTTAATACCATTATTGATCTCATTGCAGTGAACTTAAATACTTTTAAGTTTACAGAATATAAGAAGCGTAATGATGGTGACAATCGAATGTAACAGCGGTGACATGTTTACAAGCATGTAGTTCACAACTACCATCTAACATCTGGATAAATTTTAGTGCATATGTCAGCAAGCTTCTTTAAAATAAGgcaaataagtttttataattGTGCTTCCCACCAAATCAGAGAGTTTTAAAGATAAGCAACTAGCTCTTCAAAATgcatatttctctgatgtaacgCGAGTGACACACTAACTAAAAGATTTCTCAGTAAAAATTAACTTTAGTGTGACATATTATACATCATTCAAAAGAGCTTGTTGAGCTCTATAAgaatatctgttttaaaatcattttaaatgcaataccaatattttataaataaatttctgCTGTAATTGTAACAATGGTGATTATGGATAGACCCATATACAGTAGCATATAAAGTAGCATATACAGTAGCATAACCAGTAGCATTTAAAATAGCGTATACAGTAGCATATGAAGACAACCCAGTTTGCAATACCAAAAACTAACAATTAcaatgagaaaaaaatttgttcTTATAAACGGCATTATTACactgaaaataaaaatgattgaatttaaaacaGCAGTAAAGGCGCATATGTTACCTGGAT includes:
- the LOC137400160 gene encoding uncharacterized protein, whose protein sequence is MKRHKLSIRTPEATSLARQSAFNRPAVNLFFDKLKEVTARFQILPQNIYNLDETGVTTVQNPGKVISVMGKKQVGATASQERGELVTMCCAVNAIGNSLPPFYIFPRVNMKQHFLNGAPASAKGVACKTGYMNSDIFTNEYLPFFISHAKPCSSEPTLLILDNHSSHISLQSIELCKEKHIILLTLPPHTSHRLQPLDRSVYGPLKRYLNSTMDEWQRSNPGRAITIYEMAQLSGVAFTKSVTNANIIAGFRATGIYPYNADIFDDSEFLPADVTDQPDPERHQPQPDAEPQPDARHQPDNEPQSDPEPHVEPQASTSTHPSPSSSNIHVGEPIPSTSAQTPIEQRRVSTSHITPEQLMPLPKAGIRQKKNTKRRKVASAILTDTPEKNRIAEHAAAKVSKQPAKRRKTAPIPESSDDDDILPIALTDSESGEDPFDPEQQQEDLGEITKGCYVLVKYPAGRKTIFYAGSVLDVKEDDRFEVNFLHKVSSSRQCAFQYPDKEDRDCIPKDDIVLNLGDPVSTGGTLRAIRRIMFNVDLSKFYDDLR